The following coding sequences lie in one Bacteroidota bacterium genomic window:
- the cysN gene encoding sulfate adenylyltransferase subunit CysN encodes MHSRSISSFLDQDQQKDLLRFLTAGSVDDGKSTLIGKLLFDSKKIYEDQLMALERDSKRIGHAGDETDYALLLDGLQAEREQGITIDVAYRYFSTNKRKFIIADTPGHEQYTRNMVTGASTANLAIILVDARKGVITQTRRHTFLVSLLGIRHVVLAVNKMDLVDYSEEVFEKICDDYKRFVTRLSLPDIYFIPLSALKGDNVVENSDRMPWYKGKSLLHYLETVHVSSDRNFEDFRFPVQLVLRPDLGFRGFAGKMASGIVRRGDQVMALPSRKTSTVTRIIGPDGDLEYAFPPQSITLTLADEIDISRGEMLVHPNNQPRVERQFEAMLVWMDEKPMDPFTQFFIKHANNTTRAHIDQIRYRVDVNTLEQHETKALSLNEIGRVVITAAKPLLFDPYHRNRSTGAFILIDPITHNTSAVGMIIDKLNPSDLPSRLVDPEAKRLIDQGRSLISRQELEQRYHQRGATIWITGLHGSGKNVLAYSLEKHLFDAGATVVMVDGSTARSGLNRELDFSPAGRAEQMRRVAHVCRILNDQGIITICSFISPREQVRGQLAEIIGKDRFHLIYMDATLDYCRNNKPELYELAEKGELRFLPGVDEPYEVPVSPALSLMPENMSENIARVMEFLEKNQVFPLRL; translated from the coding sequence ATGCACTCCCGCTCCATTTCCTCCTTCCTTGATCAGGATCAGCAGAAAGACCTGCTGCGGTTTTTGACGGCCGGATCGGTTGACGACGGAAAATCGACCCTGATTGGCAAGCTGCTTTTCGACAGCAAAAAGATTTACGAAGACCAGCTCATGGCCCTGGAGCGCGACAGCAAGCGCATTGGCCATGCCGGCGACGAAACCGACTATGCCTTGCTGCTCGATGGTTTGCAGGCCGAGCGCGAACAGGGCATCACCATTGATGTGGCCTACCGTTACTTTTCGACCAACAAACGCAAGTTCATCATTGCCGATACGCCCGGCCATGAGCAATATACCCGCAATATGGTTACCGGGGCCAGCACGGCCAACCTGGCCATCATCCTGGTGGATGCGCGCAAAGGCGTGATTACACAAACCCGCCGGCATACTTTTCTTGTGTCGTTGCTGGGCATCCGCCATGTGGTGCTGGCTGTGAACAAGATGGACCTGGTGGACTACAGCGAGGAAGTTTTCGAAAAAATCTGCGACGACTACAAACGTTTTGTCACGCGGCTGTCGTTGCCCGACATCTATTTTATCCCCCTTTCGGCCCTGAAAGGCGACAATGTGGTCGAAAATTCCGACCGCATGCCCTGGTATAAAGGCAAGAGCCTGTTGCATTATCTCGAGACGGTGCATGTGAGCTCCGACCGCAATTTTGAAGACTTTCGTTTTCCGGTGCAGCTGGTCCTTCGTCCCGACCTGGGCTTCCGGGGTTTTGCCGGCAAGATGGCCTCAGGTATTGTGCGCCGTGGCGATCAGGTGATGGCCCTGCCCTCGCGCAAAACCTCTACCGTGACACGCATCATCGGGCCGGATGGCGACCTGGAGTATGCTTTTCCTCCCCAAAGCATCACACTTACCCTGGCCGACGAAATCGACATCTCGCGGGGCGAAATGCTGGTGCATCCCAACAACCAGCCCAGGGTGGAACGCCAGTTCGAAGCCATGCTGGTGTGGATGGACGAAAAACCGATGGACCCCTTCACCCAGTTTTTTATTAAACATGCCAACAATACCACCCGTGCGCACATCGACCAGATCCGCTACCGCGTGGATGTGAACACTTTGGAGCAGCACGAAACCAAAGCGCTGTCGCTCAACGAAATCGGCAGGGTGGTAATCACTGCGGCCAAGCCTTTGCTCTTTGATCCGTATCACCGCAACCGCAGCACGGGAGCCTTTATCCTCATCGACCCCATCACGCACAACACCTCGGCAGTGGGGATGATCATCGACAAGCTCAACCCGAGCGACCTGCCTTCGCGCCTGGTAGATCCCGAAGCCAAAAGGCTGATCGACCAGGGCCGCAGCCTCATCAGCCGGCAGGAACTCGAACAACGCTATCACCAGCGCGGTGCCACCATCTGGATCACCGGCCTGCACGGCAGCGGCAAAAATGTGCTGGCCTATTCGCTCGAAAAACATCTCTTCGATGCCGGAGCCACCGTGGTGATGGTGGACGGAAGCACAGCACGCTCGGGCCTGAACCGCGAGCTCGACTTCAGTCCGGCCGGACGTGCCGAGCAGATGCGACGGGTGGCCCACGTGTGCCGCATCCTCAACGACCAGGGCATCATCACTATCTGTTCGTTCATCTCGCCCCGCGAACAGGTGCGCGGCCAACTGGCCGAAATCATTGGCAAAGACCGATTCCACCTGATTTATATGGATGCGACACTGGATTATTGCCGCAACAACAAGCCCGAACTCTACGAACTGGCCGAAAAGGGTGAGCTCCGCTTTTTGCCTGGTGTGGACGAACCCTACGAAGTGCCGGTATCTCCGGCACTAAGTCTCATGCCCGAAAACATGTCAGAAAACATTGCACGGGTGATGGAATTTCTCGAAAAAAATCAGGTTTTCCCGTTGAGGTTGTAA
- a CDS encoding Gfo/Idh/MocA family oxidoreductase, with protein MSHPTTPLRFALIGAAGYIAPRHMKAIRDTGNTLVAALDPFDSVGIIDSYFPDAQFFIEPERFDRHLDKLRRKGSDKVDYVSICSPNYLHDAHIRMALRNQAHAICEKPLVLNPWNLDALAEIERETGKRIYTILQLRLHPAVQALRRQVQDAPPGKVFNVQLEYITSRGCWYQYSWKGNLEKSGGIATNIGVHFFDMLSWIFGEVKENVLEQHTHDRAAGRLRLEKAEVSWFLSINAETLPNEVKQQGKTTYRSLSIDDQEFEFSEGFTDLHTQSYKQILEGGGFGLDDARPSISLVHDIRVQAARLR; from the coding sequence ATGTCGCATCCGACAACACCCTTGCGTTTTGCCCTCATCGGTGCAGCGGGCTATATTGCACCCCGCCACATGAAGGCCATCCGCGACACAGGTAACACCCTGGTGGCTGCCCTCGATCCTTTCGATAGCGTGGGCATCATCGACAGCTACTTTCCTGATGCACAGTTTTTTATAGAGCCTGAACGTTTCGACAGGCACCTGGATAAACTCCGCCGCAAGGGCAGCGACAAGGTGGACTATGTGAGCATCTGTTCGCCCAACTACCTGCACGATGCACACATCCGCATGGCATTGCGTAACCAGGCCCATGCCATTTGCGAAAAACCTCTGGTACTCAATCCCTGGAACCTCGACGCCCTGGCCGAGATTGAACGCGAAACCGGCAAACGCATCTATACCATCCTTCAGCTCAGGCTGCATCCGGCTGTACAGGCCCTGCGCCGGCAGGTGCAGGACGCCCCGCCCGGAAAAGTGTTCAATGTGCAGCTCGAATACATCACCTCGCGCGGATGCTGGTACCAGTATTCATGGAAAGGAAACCTGGAAAAATCGGGCGGCATTGCCACCAACATCGGGGTGCACTTTTTCGATATGCTGAGCTGGATCTTCGGCGAGGTGAAAGAAAATGTGCTTGAGCAACATACCCACGACAGGGCTGCCGGCCGCCTCAGGCTCGAAAAGGCTGAAGTAAGCTGGTTTCTGAGCATCAATGCCGAAACCCTGCCCAACGAAGTGAAACAACAAGGCAAGACCACCTACCGTTCGCTCAGTATCGACGACCAGGAGTTTGAATTCAGCGAAGGTTTTACCGACCTGCACACCCAAAGCTACAAACAGATACTCGAAGGAGGCGGCTTCGGCCTGGATGATGCACGCCCTTCCATCAGCCTGGTGCACGACATCCGTGTGCAGGCAGCCCGACTCAGATAA
- a CDS encoding ABC transporter permease — MFDLDKWQEILSTIKKNKLRTFLTGFSVAWGIFMLIILQGSGVGLQRGVESDFEGSATNSVWIWSGQTSKAFAGMQPGRYMQMTNDDRDQIARNVKGIDNISARFNIQGNNRVSYKSETGTYNVRTVHPDYQLIEKVEMLEGRFINLPDLNEKRKVAVISYKVRDELFKNEPAMGKYITVNGVPFKVVGIFTDVVRNNSENLHMVYLPITTAQQVFSGGNRIHLIALTVGDATLEEAKAIEKQAKTIIANRQKFDPEDERALGSWNSSEPYQQMQKLFRSISLFIWIIGIGTIIAGVVGVSNIMMIVVKDRTKEIGIRKAIGATPASVISLVLFESVLITAFSGYIGLVAGVGLLEVLSANINAPFFKNPEVSLNLAISATLLLVFAGTLAGFIPARRAASIKPVEALKDE; from the coding sequence ATGTTCGACCTCGACAAATGGCAGGAAATCCTGAGCACCATCAAAAAGAACAAGCTGCGCACCTTTCTCACAGGCTTTTCGGTGGCATGGGGCATTTTCATGCTCATTATCCTGCAAGGATCCGGGGTAGGCCTGCAAAGAGGTGTGGAATCGGACTTCGAAGGCTCTGCTACCAATTCGGTGTGGATTTGGAGCGGCCAGACCAGCAAAGCTTTTGCCGGAATGCAGCCCGGACGCTACATGCAGATGACCAACGACGACCGTGATCAGATTGCGCGCAACGTGAAAGGCATCGACAATATTTCGGCCCGGTTTAATATTCAGGGTAACAACCGGGTATCCTATAAAAGTGAAACCGGCACCTACAACGTCCGAACCGTACATCCTGACTATCAGCTGATTGAAAAAGTGGAGATGCTCGAAGGTCGTTTTATCAACCTGCCCGACCTGAACGAAAAGCGCAAAGTAGCCGTGATCAGCTATAAGGTGCGCGACGAGTTGTTTAAAAACGAACCCGCCATGGGCAAATACATCACCGTGAACGGGGTGCCTTTTAAGGTGGTGGGCATATTTACCGACGTGGTACGCAACAACAGCGAGAACCTGCATATGGTCTATCTGCCCATCACCACAGCCCAGCAGGTATTCTCGGGCGGCAACCGCATCCACCTGATTGCCCTCACCGTGGGCGATGCCACCCTCGAAGAGGCCAAGGCCATCGAAAAACAAGCCAAAACCATCATTGCCAACCGGCAGAAATTCGATCCCGAGGACGAACGCGCCCTGGGTTCGTGGAACAGCAGCGAACCCTATCAGCAGATGCAAAAGCTGTTCCGATCGATCAGCCTGTTCATCTGGATTATTGGGATAGGTACCATCATCGCCGGAGTGGTTGGCGTGAGCAACATCATGATGATTGTGGTGAAAGACCGCACCAAGGAGATTGGCATCCGCAAGGCCATAGGCGCCACACCTGCCAGCGTGATTTCGCTGGTGCTGTTCGAGTCGGTTCTGATCACGGCCTTTTCGGGCTACATCGGACTCGTTGCCGGAGTAGGTTTACTCGAAGTGCTTTCGGCCAATATCAACGCACCTTTTTTCAAGAATCCCGAAGTGAGCCTCAATCTGGCCATCAGCGCCACACTTTTGCTGGTGTTTGCCGGCACACTGGCCGGTTTCATCCCAGCCCGCAGGGCCGCCTCCATCAAGCCCGTCGAAGCCCTTAAAGACGAATAA
- the cysQ gene encoding 3'(2'),5'-bisphosphate nucleotidase CysQ — MKQITSETFEQLILTAIRAGKAIMEVYATNFDVEIKPDRTPLTLADTRANEIIQQFLSQTGIPVVSEEGRTVPWHIRETWDKFWLVDPLDGTKEFVHRNGEFSVNIALIEQRIPVMGIIYAPVNDVLYWTDGQGAFRLDHAAGLVEANGKLTSLRRQARQLPLPRQDEDFTIVASRSHLTSETMNYINRVKREHYNIRIVSRGSSLKMCMVAEGQADVYPRFGQTSEWDTAAGHAIILAAGGKVVLADQPAQPLRYNKPDLQNPSFLAFPYQPEPQS, encoded by the coding sequence ATGAAACAGATCACAAGCGAAACTTTCGAACAACTCATCCTCACTGCCATCCGTGCCGGAAAGGCCATCATGGAGGTGTATGCCACCAATTTCGATGTGGAAATTAAACCCGATCGCACCCCGCTTACCCTGGCCGATACGCGGGCCAACGAAATCATCCAGCAGTTTCTCAGCCAAACCGGGATACCTGTGGTGAGCGAAGAAGGCCGAACTGTTCCATGGCATATCCGCGAGACCTGGGATAAGTTCTGGCTGGTCGATCCGCTCGACGGCACCAAAGAGTTTGTACACCGCAACGGGGAATTCAGTGTCAACATCGCCCTCATCGAACAGCGGATACCTGTTATGGGTATCATCTATGCACCGGTGAACGATGTGCTTTACTGGACCGACGGCCAGGGGGCTTTTCGGCTGGATCATGCTGCAGGCCTGGTCGAAGCCAACGGAAAACTTACATCCTTGCGCAGGCAGGCCAGACAGCTGCCACTGCCGCGTCAGGACGAGGATTTTACCATCGTAGCCAGCCGCAGCCACCTCACTTCCGAAACTATGAACTACATCAACCGTGTGAAACGCGAACACTACAACATCCGCATCGTTTCGCGCGGCAGCTCGCTCAAGATGTGTATGGTGGCCGAAGGACAGGCCGATGTCTATCCCCGATTCGGACAGACCAGCGAATGGGACACCGCAGCCGGCCATGCCATCATCCTGGCTGCAGGAGGCAAAGTGGTGCTGGCCGACCAACCTGCACAACCTTTGCGCTACAACAAACCCGACCTTCAAAACCCATCCTTCCTGGCATTCCCTTACCAGCCTGAACCACAATCATAA
- a CDS encoding homoserine kinase produces MSDQKIAVFAPATVSNLNCGFDVLGFALHAPGDTVEMELNNSGKVELAGITGDGGLLPTEPERNTATAVVRMFFDKQKLPYGARVWLHKGMPLNSGLGSSAASAVAALVAINALTGNKMSKDELLLLAMEGERLACGSAHADNVAPCLFGGLVLIRSYDPVEVVQLPVPDGLHCMVVHPHVHIPTREAREAMPKAIPLKTAVAQWANLAGFVSACYTGDLGLMGRSMTDMVAEPVRAPRIPLFDDMKAKALSSGALAFGISGSGPTVFGFFATEAQAAACGHETGAMLSQAGIGNEWYTSAINQHGARIIESR; encoded by the coding sequence ATGTCCGACCAAAAAATCGCTGTTTTCGCACCTGCCACTGTTTCTAACCTCAACTGCGGTTTCGATGTGCTTGGCTTTGCCTTGCATGCGCCCGGCGACACCGTGGAGATGGAGCTCAACAACAGCGGAAAGGTAGAACTGGCCGGCATTACCGGCGATGGCGGCCTGCTGCCCACTGAGCCTGAACGCAATACTGCCACTGCTGTGGTGCGCATGTTTTTCGACAAACAAAAGCTTCCTTATGGAGCAAGAGTTTGGTTGCACAAGGGCATGCCGCTCAACAGCGGACTGGGCTCGAGTGCAGCCAGCGCCGTTGCCGCGCTGGTTGCCATAAACGCACTCACAGGCAACAAGATGAGTAAGGACGAGCTGTTGCTTCTGGCCATGGAGGGCGAGCGTCTGGCCTGCGGCAGCGCCCATGCCGACAATGTGGCGCCCTGCTTGTTTGGCGGGCTTGTGCTCATCCGCTCCTACGACCCTGTCGAGGTGGTTCAGCTGCCTGTTCCAGATGGTTTACATTGCATGGTGGTGCATCCACATGTGCACATCCCCACCCGCGAAGCCCGCGAGGCCATGCCAAAAGCCATCCCCTTGAAAACTGCTGTTGCCCAATGGGCCAACCTTGCAGGTTTTGTTTCGGCCTGCTACACCGGCGACCTGGGGTTAATGGGACGCAGCATGACCGACATGGTGGCCGAACCTGTGCGAGCGCCACGCATTCCCCTGTTCGATGACATGAAAGCCAAAGCCCTGAGCAGCGGCGCACTGGCTTTCGGCATATCCGGCTCTGGACCAACGGTTTTCGGTTTTTTCGCAACAGAGGCACAGGCAGCAGCCTGCGGGCACGAAACAGGTGCCATGCTCAGCCAGGCTGGCATAGGAAACGAATGGTACACCTCAGCAATCAACCAGCATGGCGCCAGAATAATTGAATCGAGATGA
- a CDS encoding four helix bundle protein, with the protein MAGYKDLEIFRISFDLAVSVHKMSLQLPAYEKFELGSQIRRSSKSIYAQIAEGYGRRRYKQDFIKFLTNALASGDECISHIMMINQLYPEQTAWEDLLESYEMLGRKINKYIQYVENEWNKF; encoded by the coding sequence ATGGCTGGATATAAGGATCTTGAGATATTCAGAATTTCGTTCGACCTGGCAGTGAGCGTGCATAAAATGAGTTTACAGTTGCCAGCCTATGAGAAATTTGAATTAGGCAGTCAAATCAGACGCTCATCGAAAAGTATTTATGCTCAGATTGCTGAAGGTTACGGACGAAGACGTTACAAGCAGGATTTTATTAAATTTCTGACGAACGCCCTTGCCTCCGGCGACGAGTGTATCAGCCATATTATGATGATAAATCAATTATATCCCGAGCAAACAGCGTGGGAGGATCTATTGGAATCTTATGAAATGCTCGGCAGGAAAATTAACAAGTATATTCAGTATGTTGAAAATGAGTGGAATAAATTTTAA
- a CDS encoding ABC transporter ATP-binding protein, whose product MIQLQNIHKSYPMGNSSLHVLKGIDLTVEEGEMVSIMGSSGSGKSTLLNIIGLLDVHDKGEYYLNGLRIEKLNETKAAKLRNQLLGFVFQSFNLISFKNAMENVALPLYYHGVSRRKRNRMALEFLEKVGLRDWAGHLPSELSGGQKQRLAIARALITNPKVILADEPTGALDSVTSNEVMGLFREINQTGKTIIIVTHENDIAQQTQRIIRLRDGLINTDERNGYHSVAPVYARAV is encoded by the coding sequence ATGATTCAATTGCAGAACATTCACAAAAGCTATCCCATGGGCAACAGCAGCCTGCATGTGCTCAAAGGCATCGACCTCACCGTGGAAGAAGGCGAAATGGTGTCCATCATGGGCTCGTCGGGTTCGGGCAAAAGCACCCTGCTCAACATCATCGGCCTACTCGATGTGCACGACAAAGGGGAATACTACCTCAACGGACTTCGCATCGAAAAGCTGAATGAAACCAAGGCAGCGAAGTTGCGCAACCAGTTGCTGGGCTTTGTGTTTCAGTCGTTTAACCTGATCAGCTTCAAGAATGCCATGGAAAACGTGGCCCTGCCGCTCTATTACCACGGAGTTAGCCGCCGCAAGCGAAACAGGATGGCCCTGGAATTTCTCGAAAAGGTAGGCTTGCGCGATTGGGCCGGCCATTTGCCGAGCGAGCTGTCGGGCGGACAAAAGCAGCGGTTGGCCATTGCCCGCGCGCTCATCACCAATCCGAAGGTGATCCTGGCCGACGAACCTACCGGCGCCCTCGACAGTGTGACCTCCAACGAGGTGATGGGTCTTTTCCGCGAGATTAACCAAACGGGCAAGACCATCATCATCGTCACCCACGAAAACGACATCGCCCAACAGACGCAGCGCATCATCCGCCTGCGCGACGGGCTCATCAACACCGACGAGCGCAACGGATACCACTCTGTGGCTCCTGTCTATGCACGTGCTGTTTAA
- the cysD gene encoding sulfate adenylyltransferase subunit CysD: MIENLNYSLNNLRELEAESIHIIREVAASFEKPVMLYSIGKDSSVMVRLAEKAFYPGKVPFPLMHIDTTWKFREMVEFRDRYAAENGWELIVEINEEGRAAGIGPFTHGSKVHTDVMKTQALLKALDKHRFDAAFGGARRDEEKSRAKERIFSFRDRFHQWDPKNQRQELWDIYNTKVHKGESIRVFPLSNWTELDIWQYIRLENIPIVPLYFAKERPIVEHEGNLIMVDDHRMPAEIARKATMRKVRFRTLGCYPLTGAIESEADTIEKIVEEMMTTTKSERTTRVIDFDQEGSMEQKKREGYF, encoded by the coding sequence ATGATTGAAAATCTGAATTATTCGCTCAACAACCTGCGCGAGCTCGAAGCCGAATCCATCCACATTATCCGCGAGGTAGCAGCCTCATTCGAAAAGCCCGTCATGCTCTACTCCATTGGCAAAGACAGCTCGGTGATGGTGCGTCTGGCCGAGAAGGCTTTCTATCCGGGCAAGGTGCCCTTTCCGCTAATGCATATCGATACTACCTGGAAGTTTCGCGAGATGGTGGAGTTTCGCGACCGATATGCCGCCGAAAACGGCTGGGAGCTCATCGTCGAAATCAACGAAGAGGGCAGGGCAGCCGGCATCGGCCCGTTCACCCATGGCTCCAAGGTGCATACCGACGTGATGAAAACCCAGGCCCTGCTCAAAGCCCTCGACAAACACCGCTTCGATGCCGCCTTTGGCGGAGCACGCCGCGATGAGGAAAAAAGCCGGGCCAAAGAACGTATCTTCAGCTTCCGCGACCGCTTCCATCAATGGGACCCCAAAAACCAACGGCAGGAGCTGTGGGACATCTACAACACCAAAGTGCACAAAGGCGAGTCCATCAGGGTATTCCCCCTGAGCAACTGGACCGAACTTGACATCTGGCAATATATCCGCCTCGAAAACATCCCCATCGTACCGCTCTACTTTGCCAAAGAGCGCCCCATCGTGGAACACGAAGGCAACCTGATCATGGTGGACGACCACCGCATGCCCGCCGAAATTGCCCGCAAAGCCACCATGCGCAAAGTGCGCTTCCGCACCCTGGGATGCTATCCCCTTACCGGAGCCATCGAATCGGAGGCCGATACCATCGAAAAAATCGTCGAAGAAATGATGACCACCACCAAAAGCGAACGCACCACCCGCGTAATCGACTTCGACCAGGAAGGCAGCATGGAACAGAAAAAGAGGGAAGGGTATTTTTAG
- a CDS encoding nucleotidyl transferase AbiEii/AbiGii toxin family protein, whose product MLHISTIDSQTLELLILLMQKPLLSNMRLVGGTALALQIGHRKSVDLDFFGSINFDDLDTDELFSEVENITVLKRSKNINIFIINNIKVDFVNYSYKWLENTVQIGQIRLAGLQDIAAMKMAAITGRGSIKDFIDIYYLLDYFSLSRMLDLYNKKYPDGSVFLVLKSLTYFDDAEAEPLPHVFGQLSWSDVKSKIIAAVRAFNSNAH is encoded by the coding sequence ATGTTACACATTTCAACAATCGACTCCCAAACATTGGAACTTCTGATCTTGCTGATGCAAAAACCTTTGCTCAGTAATATGAGGCTTGTTGGTGGAACGGCGCTTGCCCTGCAGATTGGTCATCGAAAATCAGTTGACCTGGATTTTTTTGGAAGCATTAATTTCGATGATCTTGATACTGACGAATTGTTTTCGGAAGTTGAAAATATAACTGTTTTAAAAAGGTCAAAAAACATCAATATCTTTATCATCAACAACATCAAGGTTGATTTTGTCAATTATTCCTACAAATGGCTCGAAAACACGGTTCAGATCGGTCAAATCCGGCTTGCAGGCCTTCAGGATATCGCTGCAATGAAGATGGCAGCAATAACCGGCAGAGGGAGTATTAAAGATTTCATTGATATATACTATTTGCTGGATTATTTCTCATTATCCCGGATGCTTGATTTATACAATAAGAAATACCCCGACGGCTCAGTTTTTCTGGTGCTTAAAAGCCTCACATATTTTGATGACGCAGAAGCCGAACCTTTGCCTCATGTTTTCGGACAATTGAGCTGGAGTGATGTAAAAAGTAAAATTATTGCAGCTGTGAGAGCCTTTAATTCAAATGCGCATTAA
- the thrC gene encoding threonine synthase, with amino-acid sequence MKYYSTRDTQHLHPATFDAAVLHGLAPDGGLYLPENIPSAGPTFAKNYDGLPELAAEMLWPFVSEHIGRQELKLLCGEVFSFPLPLVQLGEKLFSLELFHGPTLAFKDFGARFMARVLSHIAQQKGREIRVVVATSGDTGSAVAAGFFKVPGIRVFILYPRGRVSPGQQKQLTTWGHNITALEIEGSFDDCQRHVKQLLSQHNDNNFLITSANSINIARLLPQMVYYAAAGIQLGGKQVVFSVPSGNFGNLTAGLMAARMGMPATHFVAATNINDVVPEYLLSGAFKPRPSASTLSNAMDVGNPSNFERMLHLYGNSPERMKNHISGMGFTDRQTLDGMRELYERYGYVADPHGAIGYLGARHFAQKFPEAAFVFLETAHPAKFPDAVKQAIGMEAEVPERLAEFFKKPENPIRLPNDYNKVKEAVYNYRG; translated from the coding sequence ATGAAATACTACTCCACGCGCGATACCCAACACCTCCACCCGGCAACTTTTGATGCCGCAGTACTGCACGGGCTTGCCCCCGACGGAGGCCTGTACCTGCCGGAAAACATACCATCGGCCGGCCCGACTTTCGCAAAAAACTATGATGGTCTGCCAGAACTTGCTGCAGAGATGCTATGGCCTTTTGTCAGCGAACACATTGGCAGACAAGAGCTTAAACTGCTTTGCGGGGAAGTCTTCAGTTTTCCTCTTCCGCTGGTACAGCTCGGCGAAAAGCTTTTCAGCCTCGAGCTTTTTCATGGCCCGACCCTGGCCTTCAAAGACTTTGGCGCGCGTTTCATGGCGCGGGTGCTGAGCCATATTGCTCAACAAAAAGGCCGCGAGATAAGGGTTGTTGTGGCCACCTCGGGCGATACCGGAAGCGCCGTTGCTGCCGGTTTCTTTAAAGTTCCGGGCATCAGGGTATTCATCCTCTACCCAAGAGGCAGGGTGAGCCCGGGGCAACAAAAACAACTCACCACCTGGGGCCACAACATCACTGCCCTCGAAATCGAAGGCAGCTTCGACGATTGCCAGCGGCATGTGAAGCAACTGCTTTCGCAACATAACGACAACAATTTTCTGATCACCTCGGCCAACAGCATCAACATTGCACGGCTGTTGCCACAAATGGTGTATTATGCTGCTGCCGGCATTCAACTGGGCGGAAAGCAGGTGGTATTCAGCGTTCCGAGCGGCAATTTTGGCAACCTCACCGCCGGACTGATGGCGGCCCGCATGGGCATGCCTGCTACGCATTTTGTGGCCGCAACCAACATCAACGATGTGGTGCCGGAATACCTGCTCAGCGGAGCATTCAAACCGCGGCCATCGGCCAGCACCCTGAGCAATGCCATGGATGTGGGCAATCCGAGCAATTTCGAGCGCATGCTGCACCTCTACGGCAACAGCCCGGAACGTATGAAAAACCACATCAGTGGCATGGGATTCACCGACCGTCAAACCCTCGACGGTATGAGGGAGCTTTACGAACGCTATGGTTATGTGGCCGACCCCCATGGCGCCATTGGATACCTTGGTGCCAGACACTTTGCTCAAAAATTTCCGGAAGCCGCTTTTGTGTTCCTCGAAACGGCCCACCCGGCTAAATTCCCTGATGCTGTAAAACAGGCCATCGGCATGGAGGCAGAAGTTCCAGAAAGGCTGGCAGAGTTTTTCAAAAAACCAGAAAACCCCATCCGGCTACCAAACGACTATAACAAAGTAAAGGAAGCAGTATATAATTACCGTGGTTAA